Proteins encoded by one window of Puntigrus tetrazona isolate hp1 chromosome 17, ASM1883169v1, whole genome shotgun sequence:
- the gnpnat1 gene encoding glucosamine 6-phosphate N-acetyltransferase codes for MLLDETPLFDPSLLQELDWSSNTVSFSPPISPSQPGEGLVLRPLCTADLDRGFYKVLSQLTVAGDVTEEQFKANFEHMKKSGDYYVIVVEDTNLGQIVATATLIIEHKFIHACAKRGRVEEVVVSDVCRGKQLGKLLVSTLTLLSKKLQCYKVTLECAPKNVEFYKKFGYSASDETYMQCRFFE; via the exons ATGTTGCTCGACGAGACTCCCCTGTTTGATCCTTCTCTGCTCCAAGAGCTGGACTGGAGCAGCAACACAGTCTCCTTCTCGCCCCCTATTTCTCCCTCTCAGCCCGGAGAAGGTCTGGTCCTCCGTCCTCTCTGTACTGCTGACCTAGACAGAG GCTTCTATAAGGTCTTATCCCAGCTCACAGTGGCTGGGGACGTTACGGAAGAACAGTTCAAAG caaattttGAACATATGAAGAAATCTGGAGACTATTACGTGATAGTGGTGGAAGACACAAATCTCGGGCAGATTGTTGCCACGGCGACACTTATCATAGAGCACAAATTCATCCATGCTTGTGCAAAG AGGGGACGTGTGGAAGAAGTGGTTGTGAGTGATGTATGTAGAGGGAAACAGCTCGGAAAACT gTTGGTATCAACATTGACTCTTCTCAGCAAAAAGTTGCAGTGCTACAAAGTAACGCTGGAGTGTGCGCCGAAAAATGTGGAGTTTTACAAGAAGTTCGGCTACTCTGCTTCAGATGAGACTTACATGCAGTGCCGGTTCTTTGAATGA
- the styx gene encoding serine/threonine/tyrosine-interacting protein isoform X2, whose amino-acid sequence MDEGNKLQFPSLPAAKEEQLDWAYPMRREMQEILPGLFLGPYSAAMKSKLSMLEKQGITHIVCVRQDIEANFIKPNFPHKFRSFPHIFGKVLVHGNAGISRSAALVIAYLMETFGVKYRDAFSHVQERRFCINPNVGFVHQLQEYEAIYLAKLTIKMMSPIQLGRSFSIQAGMPGSLKRTLEEDEDFGSMQVTAAQNG is encoded by the exons ATGGATGAAGGGAATAAACTCCAGTTCCCGTCCCTGCCCGCCGCCAAAGAAGAGCAGCTG GACTGGGCATATCCAATGAGAAGAGAGATGCAG GAAATCCTCCCAGGCTTGTTTCTTGGTCCTTATTCAGCTGCTATGAAGAGTAAG CTCTCAATGCTGGAGAAGCAGGGGATAACTCACATTGTGTGTGTCAGACAAGACATTGAGGCCAACTTTATAAAGCCAAACTTTCCCCATAAATTTAG atCATTCCCACATATTTTTG GAAAGGTACTTGTTCATGGAAATGCAGGGATATCAAGAAG cgctgCCTTAGTTATTGCCTACCTTATGGAAACATTTggtgtgaaatacag ggATGCGTTTAGTCATGTACAGGAAAGACGATTTTGCATTAATCCTAATGTAGGCTTTGTTCATCAGCTACAG GAATATGAAGCAATATATCTCGCAAAGCTTACCATTAAGATGATGTCACCCATTCAGTTGGGCAGGTCTTTCTCCATCCAAGCTGGGATGCCAG GAAGTCTAAAGAGAACACTAGAAGAGGACGAAGATTTCGGAAGTATGCAAGTTACAGCAGCACAAAACGGATAG
- the styx gene encoding serine/threonine/tyrosine-interacting protein isoform X1, producing the protein MDEGNKLQFPSLPAAKEEQLDWAYPMRREMQEILPGLFLGPYSAAMKSKLSMLEKQGITHIVCVRQDIEANFIKPNFPHKFRYLVLDIADNPVENIIRYFPMTKEFIDGCLETGGKVLVHGNAGISRSAALVIAYLMETFGVKYRDAFSHVQERRFCINPNVGFVHQLQEYEAIYLAKLTIKMMSPIQLGRSFSIQAGMPGSLKRTLEEDEDFGSMQVTAAQNG; encoded by the exons ATGGATGAAGGGAATAAACTCCAGTTCCCGTCCCTGCCCGCCGCCAAAGAAGAGCAGCTG GACTGGGCATATCCAATGAGAAGAGAGATGCAG GAAATCCTCCCAGGCTTGTTTCTTGGTCCTTATTCAGCTGCTATGAAGAGTAAG CTCTCAATGCTGGAGAAGCAGGGGATAACTCACATTGTGTGTGTCAGACAAGACATTGAGGCCAACTTTATAAAGCCAAACTTTCCCCATAAATTTAG GTACCTTGTTTTAGATATAGCAGATAACCCTGTGGAAAATATTATTAGGTATTTCCCAATG ACTAAAGAATTTATTGATGGATGTTTAGAGACGGGGG GAAAGGTACTTGTTCATGGAAATGCAGGGATATCAAGAAG cgctgCCTTAGTTATTGCCTACCTTATGGAAACATTTggtgtgaaatacag ggATGCGTTTAGTCATGTACAGGAAAGACGATTTTGCATTAATCCTAATGTAGGCTTTGTTCATCAGCTACAG GAATATGAAGCAATATATCTCGCAAAGCTTACCATTAAGATGATGTCACCCATTCAGTTGGGCAGGTCTTTCTCCATCCAAGCTGGGATGCCAG GAAGTCTAAAGAGAACACTAGAAGAGGACGAAGATTTCGGAAGTATGCAAGTTACAGCAGCACAAAACGGATAG